From a region of the Pseudoclavibacter endophyticus genome:
- a CDS encoding APC family permease yields the protein MTDTTTTLTRTLRLPSLVIFGLAYLTPLIVLGIFGVIASQTGGASASAYLLALAAMLFTANSYGRMAAAYPVAGSAYTYVRRTIDGRVGFLVGWATLLDYLFLPMVIWLIGGSYLQAQFPGVPMAVWILAFIVLTTVLNLVGIKVADRVNLVLMSFQILVIVFFVVLALADVAGADGAGALVSATPFTGVDVGLLGIAGGAAIAAYSFLGFDAVTTLTEETIEPRKTVPKAIMLVALIGGGIFVVVSYAVQLVHPGGVFDNADAAAFEIATRIGGAFFGAVFLAALVVAQFTSGIAAQAAGSRLLYAMGRDGVLPRRVFGALSPRFRTPMLSILVIAAVGLIAMFMDVATSTSFINFGAFIAFIMVNVSVIVYWAKRRRDGERLNPLLYLVCPTVGVAVIAFLLTQLDMHAITLGSIWLAVGVVILAIVTRGFRRQPPELPVEEAERVEA from the coding sequence ATGACCGACACCACCACGACGCTCACCCGCACCCTGCGGCTGCCGTCGCTCGTCATCTTCGGGCTCGCGTACCTCACGCCCCTCATCGTGCTCGGCATCTTCGGCGTGATCGCGTCGCAGACCGGCGGCGCGAGCGCGAGCGCCTATCTGCTGGCGCTCGCAGCGATGCTGTTCACCGCGAACAGCTACGGGCGAATGGCCGCCGCCTACCCGGTCGCCGGCTCGGCCTACACGTACGTGCGTCGGACGATCGACGGCCGCGTCGGGTTCCTGGTGGGGTGGGCGACGCTGCTCGACTACCTGTTCCTGCCCATGGTGATCTGGCTCATCGGCGGGTCGTATCTGCAGGCGCAGTTCCCCGGCGTGCCCATGGCCGTGTGGATCCTCGCCTTCATCGTGCTCACGACCGTGCTCAACCTCGTCGGCATCAAGGTCGCCGACCGCGTGAACCTCGTGCTCATGTCGTTCCAGATCCTCGTGATCGTCTTCTTCGTCGTGCTCGCACTCGCCGATGTCGCGGGAGCGGACGGCGCCGGCGCACTCGTGAGCGCGACCCCGTTCACGGGGGTCGACGTCGGGCTGCTGGGCATCGCGGGCGGTGCCGCCATCGCGGCCTACTCGTTCCTCGGATTCGACGCCGTCACGACGCTCACGGAGGAGACCATTGAGCCCCGCAAGACGGTGCCGAAGGCGATCATGCTCGTCGCGCTCATCGGCGGCGGCATCTTCGTGGTCGTGTCGTACGCGGTGCAGCTCGTGCACCCGGGCGGGGTGTTCGACAACGCGGATGCTGCGGCGTTCGAGATCGCGACCCGAATCGGTGGGGCGTTCTTCGGCGCCGTCTTCCTCGCCGCACTCGTCGTGGCGCAGTTCACCTCGGGGATCGCGGCGCAGGCCGCCGGCAGCCGCTTGCTCTACGCGATGGGGCGCGACGGCGTCCTGCCGCGCCGCGTCTTCGGCGCACTCAGCCCGCGCTTCCGCACGCCGATGCTCAGCATCCTGGTCATTGCGGCGGTCGGCCTCATCGCCATGTTCATGGACGTCGCGACGTCGACCTCGTTCATCAACTTCGGCGCCTTCATCGCCTTCATCATGGTGAACGTGTCGGTCATCGTCTACTGGGCGAAGCGCCGCCGCGACGGGGAGCGGCTGAACCCGCTGCTGTACCTCGTGTGCCCGACCGTCGGCGTGGCCGTCATCGCGTTCCTGCTGACGCAACTCGACATGCACGCCATCACGCTCGGCTCGATCTGGCTCGCGGTGGGCGTCGTGATCCTCGCGATCGTCACGCGCGGGTTCCGCCGACAGCCGCCCGAACTCCCGGTCGAAGAGGCCGAGCGCGTCGAGGCGTAG
- a CDS encoding alpha/beta fold hydrolase — translation MKRLIPAGATEQYVTLDEGEIRVLVGGTASDRPPLVLVHGGGVDNAGISWFSAFEAFGGERRVVGVDLPGFGGSLGVEPVGGPDRMADVVVRAARQLGLQRAVVAGVSMGGDVALNVALRHPDVAQALVLVAPGGLTGRAGPPGRQFVYGAAAALPDPLLGALARLMNRFTGPAMRAMMHDPDAFPREVADEFLREARAPGAGMGYGRYNQATLGRVGMRNNLLPFVHRISAPALFFHGAEDPLVSPDGSRRAAERMPNGRLVLVPETGHWAQLESPERFETEVRAFLEEVDAAAGAAAAIVDN, via the coding sequence ATGAAGCGCCTGATTCCGGCTGGAGCAACCGAGCAGTACGTCACCCTCGATGAAGGAGAGATTCGGGTCTTGGTCGGCGGCACGGCGAGTGACCGCCCTCCGCTCGTGCTCGTGCACGGCGGCGGGGTCGACAACGCCGGTATCTCGTGGTTCTCCGCCTTCGAGGCGTTCGGTGGCGAGCGGCGCGTGGTCGGCGTCGACCTACCCGGGTTCGGCGGCAGCCTCGGCGTCGAACCCGTGGGCGGTCCCGATCGCATGGCCGACGTCGTCGTGCGGGCCGCTCGGCAACTCGGGCTGCAGCGGGCCGTGGTCGCTGGTGTCTCGATGGGCGGCGACGTCGCGCTCAACGTTGCGCTCAGGCACCCCGACGTCGCCCAGGCGTTGGTCCTGGTGGCCCCCGGGGGACTGACCGGCAGGGCGGGCCCGCCGGGGCGGCAGTTTGTCTACGGGGCCGCCGCCGCGCTGCCCGACCCGCTGCTCGGCGCCTTGGCCCGGCTGATGAACCGTTTCACGGGCCCCGCGATGCGCGCCATGATGCACGACCCCGACGCGTTTCCGCGGGAGGTCGCCGACGAGTTCCTTCGCGAGGCGCGGGCACCCGGTGCGGGCATGGGGTACGGCCGGTACAACCAGGCGACGCTCGGTCGCGTCGGTATGCGGAACAACCTGCTCCCCTTCGTGCACCGCATTTCGGCGCCCGCGCTGTTCTTCCACGGGGCGGAGGATCCGCTCGTCAGTCCGGACGGCTCGCGGCGAGCGGCCGAGCGGATGCCGAACGGTCGTCTCGTGCTCGTGCCCGAAACGGGCCACTGGGCGCAGCTCGAGTCACCCGAGCGATTCGAGACCGAGGTGCGCGCGTTTCTCGAGGAGGTCGATGCAGCGGCGGGTGCGGCCGCAGCGATAGTCGACAACTGA
- a CDS encoding response regulator — translation MSVRVLVADDQEMFRVGLVAILGAQPDIEVVAQASDGAEALARVRSHTPDVVLMDVRMPNLNGIEATAAIMADERSQHRPRIVMLTTFDVDDYVFAALRAGASGFLVKDAAPDELIAAVRTAAAGDAILSPRVTTRLVETFAGAPEPRIPAAKVLGELTDREREVFVRMAAGRSNSEIATELFIAEQTTKSHVSRILTKLGLRDRVHAVVLAYEAGIVVPGRG, via the coding sequence ATGAGCGTTCGCGTGCTGGTGGCGGACGACCAGGAGATGTTCCGCGTGGGGCTCGTCGCGATCCTCGGCGCGCAGCCCGACATCGAGGTCGTGGCGCAGGCGTCCGACGGCGCCGAGGCGCTCGCTCGCGTGCGCAGCCACACGCCCGACGTGGTGCTCATGGACGTGCGGATGCCGAACCTGAACGGCATCGAGGCGACCGCGGCGATCATGGCAGACGAGCGGTCGCAGCATCGGCCCCGCATCGTCATGCTCACGACCTTCGACGTGGACGACTACGTCTTCGCGGCGCTGCGGGCCGGCGCGAGCGGCTTTCTCGTGAAAGATGCGGCGCCCGACGAGCTGATCGCGGCCGTGCGCACCGCAGCGGCGGGCGACGCGATCCTCTCGCCCCGCGTGACCACCCGCCTCGTCGAGACGTTCGCGGGCGCCCCCGAGCCACGCATCCCCGCCGCCAAGGTGCTCGGCGAGCTCACCGATCGCGAGCGTGAGGTGTTCGTGCGCATGGCGGCCGGCCGCTCCAACAGCGAGATCGCCACCGAGCTCTTCATCGCTGAGCAGACGACGAAGTCGCACGTGAGCCGCATCCTCACGAAGCTCGGCCTGCGCGACCGCGTGCACGCCGTCGTGCTCGCCTACGAGGCGGGCATCGTGGTGCCGGGGCGCGGCTGA
- a CDS encoding sensor histidine kinase, translated as MTPTNADRPAQLPGAGPERGRRRAPRTDADGADRPGRFGRLIDAVIEREADRPHWIVWVAASIAAVVIICVGVPVHLVVYEITGPAIAIATILSILQGATLVLLFVMPRLATALHVGSTLGMALVTVPAFTWAGAAAGLPWPLSVVSLIAFMLLLVGLAARRRPVLAMWASLGVLLPLSAFAIALAFAGMAPGSSLPMLAVAAGLVTVVNVLATVVAQLVTARKDVRTARYETELADERRRGALERARIAREMHDVVAHSMSIVHMRATSARYRYEGIPDDVVVELDGIAEQARAALREMRGLLSVLRDEGEQLDAPQPGLGDLPALFEATRAAGVHVNVSVPDSLPQPPAAVQLALFRVTQESLSNVARHAGGAGAQVRLEAVGDTLVLSVRNDPPPGRSDPGPAPAPGATIIAGGGYGIRGMIERMTSVGGTLEHGPTADGGYAVLARAPFVAEPRA; from the coding sequence GTGACCCCCACGAATGCCGACCGGCCAGCGCAGCTACCGGGCGCCGGGCCGGAACGAGGCCGGCGGCGCGCACCCCGGACCGACGCCGACGGCGCGGACCGGCCCGGTCGCTTCGGACGCCTGATCGATGCCGTCATCGAGCGCGAGGCCGACCGGCCGCACTGGATCGTGTGGGTCGCGGCGTCGATCGCCGCGGTCGTGATCATCTGCGTCGGCGTACCGGTGCACCTCGTCGTCTACGAGATCACCGGGCCGGCGATCGCGATCGCGACGATCCTGTCGATCCTGCAGGGAGCGACGCTCGTGCTGCTGTTCGTGATGCCGCGTCTCGCGACGGCCCTGCACGTCGGGTCGACCCTCGGCATGGCCCTCGTCACCGTGCCCGCGTTCACCTGGGCGGGGGCCGCAGCGGGCCTCCCCTGGCCATTGAGCGTCGTGAGCCTAATCGCCTTCATGCTCCTGCTGGTCGGCCTCGCCGCCCGCCGTCGCCCGGTGCTCGCGATGTGGGCGTCGCTCGGCGTCCTGCTGCCGCTCTCGGCCTTCGCGATCGCGCTCGCCTTCGCCGGGATGGCCCCCGGATCCTCACTCCCCATGCTCGCGGTCGCGGCCGGCCTCGTCACGGTCGTCAACGTGCTCGCCACCGTGGTGGCACAGCTCGTCACGGCGCGAAAGGACGTGCGGACGGCTCGGTACGAGACCGAGCTCGCCGACGAGCGGCGCCGCGGGGCGCTCGAGCGCGCCCGTATCGCCCGCGAGATGCACGACGTGGTCGCGCACAGCATGTCCATCGTGCACATGCGCGCGACCTCGGCCCGCTACCGCTACGAGGGCATCCCCGACGACGTGGTCGTCGAGCTCGATGGCATCGCCGAGCAGGCAAGGGCCGCGCTGCGCGAGATGCGCGGGTTGCTGAGCGTGCTGCGCGACGAGGGCGAGCAGCTCGACGCGCCGCAGCCGGGCCTCGGCGACCTCCCAGCCCTGTTCGAGGCGACTCGCGCCGCGGGCGTCCACGTGAACGTGTCGGTCCCGGACTCCCTGCCGCAGCCGCCTGCCGCGGTGCAACTGGCGCTGTTTCGCGTCACACAGGAGTCGCTGAGCAACGTCGCCCGCCACGCGGGCGGGGCGGGCGCGCAAGTGCGGCTCGAGGCGGTCGGCGACACGCTCGTGCTCTCCGTGCGGAATGATCCGCCGCCCGGCCGTTCGGATCCCGGCCCCGCGCCCGCGCCCGGTGCGACGATCATTGCGGGCGGTGGCTACGGCATCCGGGGCATGATTGAGCGCATGACCTCAGTCGGCGGCACCCTCGAGCACGGCCCAACGGCCGATGGCGGCTACGCCGTGCTCGCGCGGGCGCCGTTCGTCGCGGAGCCGCGCGCATGA
- a CDS encoding acyltransferase family protein, translating into MTLVSREPHAAQALRAERSGSAATASTPSRRDSTIDVARAWCLVVVVALHAMMVGVSVVGGAPLLENAMEGWGGFAAATWFVQVMPLFFVLGGASAMLHWRKLRRGQDAPGRDGGGVDAGAATRYVATRVPRLVVPALVAGIAVVAALTALLLLGVPGDLVAEAGFRMSQPLWFLGVYVLCSAAVPFLATAHRRAPGWTLGALIGAAVGVDALRHLTGVEAIGFANLLFVWLAVQQLGFFVADGTSARLPRRWLVPLAAAAFAGLALLCGVGVAPFDLLEALNPPSAVLIMLGVGQLLLFEAARPWLQAVHARGGVAAVVGWINARAMTIYSWHMLVLIGLAGGLLVTGWPLPAPLSTDWWATRPLWLVAVVAVVTVVVALAGRFEAKGRRPPSNGASAASAVASMRRVWFGGAVAAAGTLAVLVGSGSLLAWAIGATAWIVALLLVGARPRMSIHTAYRPGGPHRAPAARSSLGTAGLAR; encoded by the coding sequence ATGACCCTCGTCTCTCGCGAGCCCCACGCAGCGCAGGCCCTACGAGCCGAACGCTCCGGCAGCGCGGCCACAGCGTCCACGCCATCGCGGCGCGACTCGACCATCGACGTCGCCCGCGCCTGGTGTCTCGTCGTGGTCGTCGCGCTGCACGCGATGATGGTCGGCGTGAGCGTCGTCGGCGGCGCGCCCCTGCTCGAGAACGCCATGGAAGGCTGGGGCGGTTTTGCCGCGGCCACGTGGTTCGTGCAGGTGATGCCGCTGTTCTTCGTGCTCGGCGGCGCATCGGCGATGCTGCACTGGCGCAAGCTGCGGCGCGGGCAGGATGCTCCGGGGCGCGATGGTGGCGGCGTCGACGCGGGAGCGGCGACGCGGTACGTGGCCACGCGCGTGCCGCGGCTCGTCGTGCCCGCGCTCGTCGCGGGTATCGCGGTCGTTGCGGCCCTGACGGCGCTGCTGCTCCTGGGCGTGCCGGGCGATCTCGTCGCCGAGGCCGGGTTCCGCATGAGCCAGCCCCTGTGGTTCCTCGGCGTCTACGTGCTGTGCAGCGCGGCGGTGCCGTTCCTCGCGACCGCCCACCGTCGGGCGCCGGGATGGACGCTCGGAGCGCTCATCGGCGCGGCCGTCGGCGTCGACGCGCTTCGTCACCTCACCGGCGTCGAGGCGATCGGCTTCGCGAACCTGCTCTTCGTGTGGCTGGCGGTGCAGCAGCTCGGCTTCTTCGTCGCCGACGGCACCTCGGCGCGGCTGCCTCGGCGGTGGCTCGTTCCCCTCGCGGCGGCGGCGTTCGCGGGGCTCGCGCTGCTGTGCGGGGTCGGCGTCGCGCCGTTCGACCTGCTCGAGGCGCTGAACCCTCCGTCGGCCGTGCTCATCATGCTCGGCGTCGGTCAGCTGCTCCTGTTCGAGGCGGCGCGTCCGTGGCTCCAGGCCGTGCACGCCCGGGGCGGCGTCGCGGCGGTCGTGGGCTGGATCAACGCGCGCGCCATGACCATCTACTCATGGCACATGCTCGTGCTCATCGGGCTCGCGGGCGGCCTACTCGTGACCGGGTGGCCGCTGCCGGCGCCGCTCAGCACCGACTGGTGGGCCACGCGGCCGCTGTGGCTGGTCGCCGTGGTCGCAGTCGTCACGGTCGTCGTCGCGCTTGCGGGCAGGTTCGAGGCCAAGGGGCGGCGGCCGCCGTCGAACGGCGCGTCGGCCGCCTCGGCAGTCGCCTCGATGCGGCGGGTCTGGTTCGGTGGTGCCGTCGCCGCTGCCGGCACCCTCGCGGTGCTGGTGGGCTCGGGCTCGCTGCTGGCGTGGGCGATCGGGGCCACGGCCTGGATCGTCGCGCTGCTGCTGGTTGGTGCTCGGCCGCGCATGAGCATTCACACTGCGTATCGCCCCGGTGGGCCGCATCGGGCGCCTGCTGCGCGATCGTCACTCGGAACGGCCGGGCTGGCGCGATAA
- a CDS encoding ABC transporter ATP-binding protein, which produces MIEFERVSKNFGGVLAVDDFSAVIPSHRAVVLVGSSGCGKTTLLRMVNRMTSPTSGRVLIDGDDVQRMDAVKLRRSIGYVLQHGGLMPHRTVVDNVATVPILNGRPKRAARAAALELLERVGLDASFGNRYPVQLSGGQQQRVGVARALAADPNILLMDEPFGAVDPIVRLELQHELLRLQGELGKTIVFVTHDVDEAFRIGDEVIVLREGARIAQRGVPAELLAHPADEFTRDFIGAGRADRRLSLREIDGRTIAVDGAGAPVGVVEP; this is translated from the coding sequence GTGATCGAGTTCGAGCGCGTTTCCAAGAACTTCGGCGGCGTGCTCGCCGTCGACGACTTCTCCGCAGTGATCCCGTCGCACCGCGCGGTCGTGCTCGTCGGATCGTCGGGCTGCGGCAAGACCACGCTGCTGCGCATGGTCAACCGCATGACCTCGCCGACGAGCGGTCGCGTGCTCATCGACGGCGACGACGTGCAGCGCATGGATGCCGTGAAGCTGCGGCGCTCGATCGGATACGTCCTGCAGCACGGCGGCCTGATGCCGCACCGCACGGTCGTCGACAACGTGGCCACCGTGCCGATCCTCAACGGCCGGCCGAAGCGCGCGGCCCGGGCCGCCGCGCTCGAGCTGCTCGAACGGGTCGGCCTCGACGCGTCATTCGGCAATCGCTATCCGGTGCAGCTGTCCGGTGGCCAGCAGCAGCGCGTCGGCGTCGCGCGAGCGCTCGCCGCTGACCCGAACATTCTGCTCATGGACGAGCCGTTCGGAGCGGTCGACCCCATCGTTCGGCTCGAGCTCCAGCACGAGCTGCTGCGGCTGCAGGGCGAGCTTGGCAAGACCATCGTCTTCGTCACGCACGACGTCGACGAGGCGTTTCGGATCGGCGACGAGGTCATCGTGCTGCGCGAGGGCGCGCGCATCGCCCAGCGCGGGGTGCCGGCCGAACTGCTCGCGCACCCAGCCGACGAATTCACACGCGACTTCATCGGGGCAGGCCGCGCCGACCGCAGGCTCTCGCTCCGCGAGATCGACGGGCGCACCATCGCGGTCGACGGCGCCGGCGCGCCCGTCGGGGTCGTTGAGCCATGA
- a CDS encoding ABC transporter permease, whose protein sequence is MTWFTLNWPWVVELAGAHLFITAAAVLLSVVIAVPIGRLAYRLPKVGGPILSAATLLFAIPALPLLILVPVVFGTPLRSNATLIIALTAYGVALLVRTAADAFGAVDARVRDAALATGESPRTVFWRVDLPLAVPVLLSGIRVMMVSTIGLVTIGALIGVPGLGSMLTDGFQRGIAGEVVTGVVSVVVLALVLDGLLLLAGRLMTPWAVAR, encoded by the coding sequence ATGACCTGGTTCACGCTCAACTGGCCGTGGGTGGTCGAGCTCGCGGGTGCACACCTGTTCATCACGGCCGCGGCCGTGCTGCTCAGCGTCGTCATCGCCGTGCCGATCGGGCGGCTCGCCTACCGCCTGCCCAAGGTCGGCGGCCCGATCCTGAGCGCCGCGACCCTGCTGTTCGCGATTCCGGCGCTGCCGCTGCTCATCCTCGTGCCCGTCGTCTTCGGCACGCCGCTGCGGTCGAACGCGACGCTGATCATCGCCCTGACCGCTTACGGGGTCGCGCTGCTCGTCCGCACGGCGGCCGACGCCTTCGGCGCCGTCGACGCCCGCGTCCGCGACGCCGCCCTCGCCACCGGCGAGTCGCCCCGCACGGTCTTCTGGCGGGTCGACCTGCCGCTCGCGGTCCCCGTGCTGCTCTCCGGCATCCGGGTCATGATGGTCTCGACGATCGGGCTCGTCACGATCGGCGCGCTGATCGGCGTCCCCGGCCTCGGGTCGATGCTCACCGACGGGTTCCAGCGGGGCATCGCGGGCGAGGTCGTGACGGGCGTCGTGTCGGTGGTCGTGCTTGCCCTCGTCCTCGACGGCCTGTTGCTGCTCGCCGGCCGGCTGATGACGCCCTGGGCGGTGGCGCGATGA
- a CDS encoding ABC transporter permease — protein sequence MSILLDALAWLVDPANWSGASGIPARVGEHLLIVLATIALAGAVAWPLGAFVGHARRGAAAVAAVTGAARAIPTLGLLTLFGLWLGIGLGAPLIALVVLAIPSLLAGTYAGMHAIAPDIPAAASAIGMTPLQVVARVELPLALPVIIGGLRAATLQVVATATLAAYISDLGVGRYIFAGLKLADYGRMLGGAIVVIVIALALELILALAQRLAVTRVANPAAAFRRHDRIGAIADRPAIERTLT from the coding sequence ATGAGCATCCTCCTCGACGCCCTCGCCTGGCTGGTGGACCCCGCAAACTGGAGCGGGGCATCGGGTATTCCCGCCCGCGTCGGCGAACACCTGCTGATCGTGCTCGCCACGATCGCGCTCGCGGGAGCCGTCGCGTGGCCCCTCGGCGCGTTCGTGGGTCACGCGCGCCGTGGCGCCGCGGCGGTCGCGGCCGTCACCGGCGCGGCCCGCGCGATCCCAACGCTCGGCCTGCTGACGCTGTTCGGGCTGTGGCTCGGCATCGGCCTCGGGGCGCCCCTGATCGCGCTCGTCGTGCTCGCGATCCCGTCGCTGCTGGCGGGCACGTACGCCGGGATGCACGCGATCGCTCCCGACATTCCCGCAGCGGCCAGCGCCATCGGCATGACGCCGCTGCAGGTTGTCGCACGCGTCGAGCTGCCCCTCGCCCTTCCCGTCATCATCGGCGGCCTGCGGGCCGCGACCCTGCAGGTGGTCGCCACGGCGACCCTCGCCGCGTACATCTCGGACCTCGGTGTCGGCCGGTACATCTTCGCCGGCCTCAAACTCGCCGACTACGGCCGGATGCTCGGCGGTGCGATCGTTGTCATCGTGATCGCGCTCGCGCTCGAACTCATCCTCGCGCTCGCGCAGCGCCTCGCCGTCACGCGCGTCGCGAACCCGGCAGCGGCATTCCGTCGTCACGACCGGATCGGCGCCATCGCCGATCGTCCCGCCATCGAAAGGACCCTGACATGA
- a CDS encoding ABC transporter substrate-binding protein → MKLRSPLVPIAGIAVAALALAGCASADPLAGGEGADDGDDGGAIVIGSQDYYSNEIVAEIYAQALEAVGYEVQRDFRIGQREVYLPEIEAGSIDLFPEYSGPVLQYWEPDTEARLPDDVYHSLVGAMPEGLRPLDQAPATDQDAYAVTRAFAEEWNLTTIADLANVTVPLTLGANSEAESRPNGPQGLASAYGVEAGFAPIEDGGGPLTVKALEDGDIQLAIVYTSDPSIAENDLVVLEDPEGLFLASHIVPLASERVDDEAAEVINALSAQLTADELIALNARSVNEELPAATIATDWLAEHGA, encoded by the coding sequence ATGAAACTCCGGAGCCCCCTCGTTCCCATCGCTGGCATCGCCGTCGCGGCGCTCGCGCTTGCCGGCTGCGCCTCCGCCGACCCGCTCGCCGGCGGTGAGGGCGCTGACGACGGCGACGACGGTGGCGCCATCGTCATCGGCTCGCAGGACTACTACTCGAACGAGATCGTCGCCGAGATCTACGCCCAGGCGCTCGAGGCAGTCGGCTACGAGGTGCAGCGCGACTTCCGCATCGGGCAGCGCGAGGTCTACCTGCCCGAGATCGAGGCCGGGTCGATCGACCTGTTCCCCGAGTACTCGGGACCCGTGCTGCAGTACTGGGAGCCCGACACCGAGGCGCGGCTCCCGGATGACGTCTATCACTCGCTCGTCGGGGCCATGCCCGAGGGGCTGCGGCCGCTCGACCAGGCCCCGGCGACCGATCAAGACGCGTACGCCGTGACGCGAGCGTTCGCGGAGGAGTGGAACCTGACCACGATCGCCGACCTCGCGAACGTGACGGTTCCCCTCACGCTCGGCGCCAACAGCGAGGCGGAGAGCCGGCCGAACGGGCCGCAGGGGCTCGCCTCCGCCTACGGGGTCGAGGCCGGCTTCGCGCCGATCGAGGACGGGGGCGGCCCGCTCACCGTGAAGGCGCTCGAGGATGGCGACATCCAGCTCGCGATCGTGTATACCTCCGACCCGTCGATCGCCGAGAACGATCTCGTCGTGCTGGAGGATCCCGAGGGCCTGTTTCTCGCATCGCACATCGTGCCGCTCGCGAGCGAACGCGTCGACGATGAAGCGGCCGAAGTGATCAACGCCCTCAGCGCGCAGCTCACGGCCGACGAGCTCATCGCCCTCAACGCCCGCAGCGTGAACGAGGAGCTGCCGGCAGCGACGATCGCGACCGATTGGCTCGCGGAGCACGGGGCCTGA
- a CDS encoding DNA topoisomerase IB, giving the protein MARLKRVNPDRDPGCTRVRRGSGFSYLRPSGARVSPRERARIEALVIPPAWRDVWICANPRGHIQAVGTDEMGRRQYLYHPAWAERRGRGKYARALRLAEALPAARAKVTAALSGDGIGRERVLAAAFRLLDRAAPRVGSTRALAGRGVTTLLRGDATVEGDRVTLSFPGKGGKWQRLVIDDAALAEVIGELARGEPRRRLFAFRRGRRRVPLRPRDVNAYITETAGSEFSAKDFRTLRGTTVAARALADAKRGFDGRRPSRRKLAAAERDAVRAAAGALGNTPAVARDAYIDPRVFARFRRGRVVEDGVSDETALRRLLS; this is encoded by the coding sequence ATGGCGAGGCTGAAGCGCGTCAACCCGGATCGCGACCCGGGGTGCACGCGCGTGCGTCGGGGGAGCGGGTTCAGCTACCTGCGCCCGAGCGGCGCGCGCGTCTCGCCGCGCGAGCGGGCGCGCATCGAGGCACTCGTGATCCCGCCGGCCTGGCGAGACGTGTGGATCTGCGCCAACCCGCGCGGCCACATCCAGGCCGTCGGCACCGACGAGATGGGGCGGCGGCAATACCTGTACCACCCGGCCTGGGCGGAGCGGCGGGGCCGCGGCAAGTACGCGCGCGCGCTGCGACTGGCCGAGGCGCTTCCGGCGGCGCGCGCGAAGGTCACCGCGGCCCTGAGCGGTGACGGGATCGGCCGGGAGCGGGTGCTCGCGGCCGCCTTCCGTCTGCTCGATCGTGCAGCGCCGCGGGTGGGCTCGACGCGCGCGCTCGCGGGCAGGGGGGTCACGACGCTGCTGCGCGGCGACGCGACCGTCGAGGGCGACCGCGTGACGCTGTCGTTTCCCGGCAAGGGCGGGAAGTGGCAGCGCCTGGTCATCGACGACGCGGCGCTCGCCGAGGTCATCGGCGAGCTCGCGCGCGGCGAGCCTCGTCGCCGGCTCTTCGCATTCCGGCGAGGCCGCCGTCGGGTGCCGTTGCGGCCGCGCGACGTCAACGCCTACATCACCGAGACCGCGGGAAGCGAATTCTCGGCCAAGGACTTCCGCACGCTGCGGGGCACCACCGTCGCGGCGAGAGCGCTCGCCGATGCGAAGCGCGGCTTCGACGGGCGTCGGCCCTCCCGGCGCAAACTCGCGGCCGCCGAGCGCGACGCCGTCCGAGCGGCCGCCGGCGCGCTCGGCAACACCCCGGCGGTCGCGCGCGACGCGTACATCGATCCGCGCGTGTTTGCGCGGTTCCGCCGGGGGCGCGTGGTCGAAGACGGGGTGAGCGACGAGACGGCGCTGCGCCGGCTGCTGTCGTGA